Proteins encoded within one genomic window of Streptomyces profundus:
- a CDS encoding aKG-HExxH-type peptide beta-hydroxylase yields MTGRPAGALSAAQLAELGRTEGAPSTLAALSAGQHTRRLLLLRVLLDAIPAAPPEAAARAAEHTALLESAERAAPEAARRVLFYPLTGTWAERCAHRLATGAGDAAARDLAHLGGLAAAAAIRAGLDFRIRTTVTAGRVALPTLGALTTASPDGGPVELAAHAGRLTLRLPDEAPVSLRPDPAGHWRSGDPRWVGLHALDGGPHPVLLDDLHPGRPAPRDTGHAHALRPAERARWSGLWRAALPLLRLGGAARAAELALLDCIVPLLLPADEHQGHISSTSPGAFGAVLASAPPNAALLAAGLTHELQHAKLAAVGTLNPLHHEGPKARHWAPWRPDPRPFDGLLHGAYAHLALAGFWQQLALGLRDPGARETAWAAHSRCHLQVGAVLPALRAARRLTDDGRVFVRALAERHEELGSPAPPEGHLVRARAYVDTARTVWLRQHARGTVT; encoded by the coding sequence ATGACCGGGCGGCCGGCCGGCGCGCTGAGCGCCGCCCAGCTCGCCGAGCTGGGCCGCACCGAGGGGGCCCCATCCACCCTCGCCGCGCTCAGCGCCGGCCAACACACCCGCAGGCTGCTGCTGTTGCGGGTGCTCCTCGACGCCATCCCGGCCGCGCCGCCCGAGGCCGCCGCCCGCGCCGCCGAGCACACCGCGCTCCTGGAGAGCGCCGAGCGGGCCGCGCCGGAGGCCGCCCGCCGGGTGCTGTTCTACCCCCTCACCGGCACCTGGGCCGAACGCTGCGCCCACCGCCTCGCCACCGGCGCCGGCGACGCGGCGGCCCGCGATCTGGCGCATCTCGGCGGGCTCGCCGCCGCCGCCGCGATCCGCGCCGGGCTCGACTTCCGCATCCGCACCACCGTCACCGCCGGCCGGGTCGCGCTGCCCACGCTCGGCGCGCTCACCACCGCGTCCCCCGACGGCGGCCCGGTGGAACTCGCCGCCCATGCCGGCCGGTTGACGCTGCGCCTGCCGGACGAGGCCCCCGTCTCGCTGCGTCCCGACCCGGCGGGGCACTGGCGCTCCGGGGACCCGCGCTGGGTCGGGCTGCACGCCCTGGACGGCGGCCCGCACCCCGTGCTGCTCGACGATCTCCACCCCGGCCGGCCCGCCCCCCGGGACACCGGGCACGCGCACGCGCTGCGCCCCGCCGAACGCGCCAGATGGTCAGGGCTCTGGCGCGCGGCGCTGCCGCTGCTGAGGCTGGGCGGCGCCGCCCGAGCCGCCGAACTCGCCCTGCTCGACTGCATCGTCCCGCTGCTGCTGCCGGCCGATGAGCACCAGGGGCACATCAGCTCCACCAGCCCCGGGGCCTTCGGCGCGGTGCTGGCCAGCGCCCCGCCCAACGCCGCCCTGCTGGCCGCCGGGCTCACCCATGAGCTGCAACACGCCAAGCTGGCCGCCGTCGGCACGCTGAACCCGCTGCACCACGAGGGGCCGAAGGCCCGGCACTGGGCCCCCTGGCGCCCCGACCCCCGCCCCTTCGACGGGCTGTTGCACGGCGCCTACGCCCATCTGGCGCTCGCCGGCTTCTGGCAGCAACTCGCGCTGGGGTTGCGCGATCCGGGGGCGCGCGAGACGGCGTGGGCGGCGCACAGCCGTTGTCATTTGCAGGTGGGCGCCGTGCTGCCCGCCCTGCGCGCCGCCCGGCGGCTCACCGACGACGGCCGGGTGTTCGTGCGCGCCCTGGCCGAGCGGCACGAGGAGTTGGGCTCGCCCGCGCCCCCCGAGGGCCACCTGGTGCGCGCCCGGGCGTATGTGGACACAGCGCGGACCGTCTGGCTGCGACAGCACGCCCGCGGCACGGTTACCTGA
- a CDS encoding FxsB family cyclophane-forming radical SAM/SPASM peptide maturase: MESRGEGAGAGRVAPVPFRQFVVKVNSRCNLACRYCYMYFAADDGWREQPVSASPETLRWIARRIGEHAAAHRLPAVSLVLHGGEPLLTDPAVLGGFAERVRAEAPAGCRVHVSLQTNGTLLTESILGVLAEHRVRVGLSLDGGLAHHNRRRVDHAGRAAWPGASRAARMLAQPRHRDAYAGVLCVIDPASDPIEVYQSLLELDPPAVDFLLPHGNWTHPPPGLDGAAEDTDRATPYADWLCAIFDRWWHDDRRRVKIRIFEECLAALLRLPTAGGLFGLRPFTAVVIETNGDIEQIDSLKTAYPGAAATGLSIAHHTLDQALRHPGVAARQAGAAALADACRRCPLLAVCGGGHYAHRYRAGAGFRNPSVYCADLTRLIRHLAAALRQAVPS, translated from the coding sequence GTGGAGAGCAGGGGAGAGGGAGCGGGCGCCGGGCGGGTCGCCCCGGTGCCGTTCCGGCAGTTCGTCGTCAAGGTGAACAGCCGTTGCAACCTCGCCTGTCGCTACTGCTACATGTACTTCGCCGCCGACGACGGCTGGCGCGAACAGCCCGTCAGCGCCTCCCCCGAGACGCTGCGATGGATCGCGCGGCGGATCGGCGAGCACGCCGCCGCCCATCGACTGCCCGCCGTCTCCCTGGTGTTGCACGGCGGGGAGCCGCTGCTCACCGATCCGGCGGTGCTCGGCGGCTTCGCCGAGCGGGTGCGGGCCGAGGCGCCGGCCGGATGCCGGGTGCATGTCAGCCTGCAAACCAACGGCACCCTGCTCACCGAGTCGATCCTCGGCGTCCTCGCCGAGCACCGGGTGCGGGTGGGGCTGAGCCTGGACGGTGGCCTGGCACACCACAACCGGCGGCGGGTCGACCACGCCGGCCGCGCCGCCTGGCCGGGAGCCAGCCGGGCGGCCAGGATGCTCGCCCAACCCCGCCACCGCGACGCCTATGCGGGCGTGCTCTGTGTGATCGATCCCGCAAGCGATCCGATCGAGGTCTATCAGTCCCTCCTGGAACTCGATCCGCCCGCCGTCGACTTCCTGCTGCCGCACGGCAACTGGACCCATCCGCCCCCCGGACTCGACGGGGCGGCCGAGGACACCGACCGGGCGACCCCCTATGCCGACTGGCTCTGCGCGATCTTCGACCGCTGGTGGCACGACGACCGACGCCGGGTGAAGATCAGGATCTTCGAGGAGTGCCTGGCCGCGCTGCTGCGGCTGCCCACCGCCGGCGGGCTGTTCGGGCTGCGCCCGTTCACCGCCGTGGTGATCGAGACCAACGGGGACATCGAGCAGATCGACTCGCTCAAGACGGCCTACCCGGGCGCCGCCGCCACCGGACTCTCCATCGCGCACCACACGTTGGACCAGGCGCTGCGGCATCCGGGAGTCGCCGCCCGCCAGGCCGGCGCCGCCGCGCTGGCCGACGCCTGCCGCCGCTGTCCGCTGCTCGCCGTCTGCGGCGGCGGGCACTACGCGCACCGCTACCGCGCCGGAGCCGGCTTCCGCAACCCCTCCGTCTACTGCGCCGACCTCACCAGGCTGATCCGGCATCTCGCCGCGGCGCTGCGGCAGGCGGTTCCGTCATGA
- the fxsA gene encoding FxSxx-COOH cyclophane-containing RiPP peptide — MFIRSQETVSAGALSELPDVLGLSLAELREIDHPVLNTVLAELRERVARPLETMWDFTETPPL; from the coding sequence ATGTTCATTCGTTCGCAGGAAACAGTTTCGGCTGGGGCTCTGTCGGAGCTGCCCGATGTGTTGGGGCTGAGCCTGGCGGAGCTGCGGGAGATCGACCATCCGGTGCTGAACACCGTGCTGGCCGAGCTGCGCGAGCGGGTCGCGCGTCCGTTGGAGACGATGTGGGACTTCACCGAGACCCCGCCCCTCTAG
- a CDS encoding DUF4037 domain-containing protein, producing MTAMTPEFLPGLRLSRILYEEAVRPLLDKEYQGLRYAAARVGAGSEVLGFDTARSPDHEWGPRLELFLTPEEAAEHGAELRRLFRERLPKEVRGWPTHFHHEDPDDPVGLMRPTDGPVNHRVSVGDVHGWLTEWLGSGAGALVGAGPRDWLAMPQQRLAEVTGGAVFHDGLGTLTEARRRLAWYPDEVWRYLLACQWQRIGQEEAFVGRCAEVGDQLGSAVVAGRLVRDLMRLCLLLGRRYAPYSKWLGSAFGRLPVAERLTPSLLGALGATEYREREAHLCDAYEAVAGLQNEAGLAEWVDPSRRGFHGRPFLVLGADRFARALAAKVTDPVLRGLPLSGGVDQWSDSTDFLGLLGPGRAAIDALG from the coding sequence ATGACGGCGATGACTCCGGAGTTCCTGCCCGGCCTGCGGCTCTCCCGGATCCTCTACGAGGAGGCGGTGCGCCCGCTGCTCGACAAGGAGTATCAGGGGCTGCGGTACGCCGCCGCGCGGGTGGGCGCGGGGTCGGAGGTGCTCGGGTTCGACACCGCGCGCTCCCCCGACCACGAGTGGGGGCCTCGGCTGGAGCTGTTCCTGACGCCGGAGGAGGCCGCCGAGCACGGCGCCGAGCTGCGGCGGCTCTTCCGGGAGCGGCTGCCCAAGGAGGTGCGGGGCTGGCCGACGCACTTCCACCACGAGGATCCGGACGATCCGGTCGGACTGATGCGGCCCACGGACGGCCCCGTCAACCACCGGGTCTCGGTGGGGGACGTCCACGGGTGGTTGACGGAGTGGCTCGGGAGCGGCGCCGGGGCCCTGGTCGGCGCGGGGCCGCGCGACTGGTTGGCGATGCCGCAGCAGCGGCTCGCCGAGGTCACCGGCGGGGCGGTGTTCCACGACGGCCTCGGCACGCTGACCGAGGCGCGGCGTCGTCTGGCGTGGTATCCGGACGAGGTGTGGCGGTATCTGCTGGCCTGTCAGTGGCAGCGGATCGGGCAGGAGGAGGCGTTTGTCGGGCGGTGCGCCGAGGTCGGTGACCAGCTCGGTTCGGCCGTGGTCGCCGGCCGGTTGGTGCGGGATCTGATGCGGCTCTGTCTGCTGCTGGGGCGGCGGTACGCGCCCTACAGCAAGTGGTTGGGGAGCGCGTTCGGGCGGCTGCCCGTGGCGGAGCGGCTCACGCCCTCGCTGCTGGGCGCGCTGGGCGCGACGGAGTACCGGGAGCGGGAGGCGCATCTGTGTGACGCCTACGAGGCGGTGGCCGGGCTACAGAACGAGGCGGGGCTGGCCGAGTGGGTGGATCCGTCGCGTCGGGGTTTCCACGGACGGCCGTTCCTGGTGCTGGGAGCCGACCGGTTCGCGCGGGCGTTGGCCGCGAAGGTCACCGATCCGGTGCTGCGGGGGCTGCCGCTGTCGGGCGGGGTGGACCAGTGGTCGGACAGCACGGATTTCCTCGGGCTGCTCGGCCCGGGGCGGGCCGCGATCGACGCCCTCGGGTGA